From Paenibacillus sp. V4I7, one genomic window encodes:
- a CDS encoding C39 family peptidase, whose translation MTIIWQGLKVTFGFFLVAGLVFASSVFAVLLYAKATGKEPALFASSPAVFAAKPTASVKVTEVASPPPAIQIKKSAMIDAPVFAQLPELPAGCEITSLTMLLHYQGITKSKMELAAEMPKDDTPATLNADGSIAYWGNPNTGFVGDVTRKQRGFGIYHSGLFPLLKSYIPQAIDITGESFEMYEQQIANDIPVIIWTTIDFNIPYKWVTWDTPIGPIKTTYAEHAVLLVGYDENNVYLNDPLSGKKQVQVNKNQFIDSWTAMGKQGLTYLKK comes from the coding sequence ATGACGATTATTTGGCAGGGTTTAAAGGTGACGTTCGGTTTCTTCCTCGTTGCTGGACTTGTGTTTGCAAGCAGTGTATTTGCTGTATTGCTGTATGCCAAAGCGACTGGTAAAGAACCAGCTCTTTTTGCTTCCAGTCCTGCAGTGTTTGCCGCCAAGCCTACAGCATCCGTGAAAGTAACGGAGGTTGCTTCTCCGCCCCCAGCTATCCAGATAAAAAAATCAGCAATGATTGATGCGCCTGTTTTTGCACAACTACCAGAACTGCCAGCAGGTTGTGAAATAACAAGTTTAACGATGCTGCTGCATTATCAGGGTATTACAAAAAGTAAAATGGAACTTGCTGCAGAAATGCCTAAGGATGACACACCAGCTACCCTAAATGCGGATGGTTCAATTGCTTATTGGGGAAATCCGAACACAGGTTTCGTAGGTGATGTCACTAGGAAGCAGAGGGGTTTTGGCATCTATCACTCCGGTCTATTTCCACTGCTGAAATCGTATATACCTCAAGCCATTGACATTACGGGTGAGTCCTTCGAGATGTATGAGCAGCAGATTGCGAATGATATTCCAGTTATTATTTGGACAACGATTGATTTCAACATACCTTACAAATGGGTAACTTGGGATACTCCTATTGGACCAATAAAGACGACATATGCGGAACATGCTGTATTATTGGTAGGATATGATGAGAATAATGTATACTTAAATGATCCATTAAGCGGAAAAAAGCAAGTGCAGGTAAACAAAAATCAGTTTATCGATAGTTGGACCGCAATGGGGAAACAAGGACTCACGTACTTGAAAAAATAG
- the crcB gene encoding fluoride efflux transporter CrcB, which translates to MLYIGLAGILGAIARFGLSALWNPTMASVFPWGTFFCNLSGCLILGFITFAEKLPIPTRLRLPITTGFIGSFTTFSAFSYETMSMLNHGHIILAALYALGSLWGGLGATWTGVRIGESLRGGVRRS; encoded by the coding sequence ATGCTGTACATTGGTTTAGCCGGGATATTAGGCGCCATTGCCCGATTTGGGCTCTCCGCCTTATGGAATCCTACGATGGCTTCCGTTTTTCCTTGGGGAACTTTTTTTTGTAATTTAAGCGGCTGTCTGATACTTGGTTTTATAACGTTTGCCGAAAAGCTTCCCATACCTACTAGACTTCGACTACCTATAACAACTGGCTTTATAGGGTCTTTTACTACGTTCTCTGCGTTCAGCTATGAAACCATGAGCATGCTAAACCATGGGCATATAATCCTTGCCGCTCTTTATGCTTTGGGAAGTTTATGGGGAGGACTCGGTGCTACATGGACGGGTGTTCGTATTGGTGAGTCTTTACGAGGGGGAGTTCGTCGTTCATGA
- the aroA gene encoding 3-phosphoshikimate 1-carboxyvinyltransferase: MKAIVKPTAHLQGEINALSSKNYTTRYLLIGALADGTSTIYYPAHSEDSDAMRRCVRDLGAIIEEDDEKIVITGFGKNPKHVSELNVGNAGAVLRFLMSTAAFCPDVTFVNTYPESLGKRPHDDLIDTLQQMGVEVQHSNGRLPITIKGGQPRGGKLTVSGNVSSQFLSSLLFMTPLLEEDSEIEVLHDLKSKIIVGQTLEVLEQAGIIVHASEDLMHYRIPGRQSYQAKEYVIQGDYPGSAAILAAAAVTNSDVRVLRLEENSKQGEKACVDVLRAMGVNLTHDNGVVHVKGNQKLVAGEFDGDHFTDAVLAMVAAAVFAEGTSRFYNVENLRYKECDRITDYLNELRKAGADVEERQSEIIVHGKPQGVTGGVEINAHFDHRVIMALTVVGLRSEKGLIIHDAHHVAKSYPQYFDHLRSIGAQVELVSET; the protein is encoded by the coding sequence ATGAAAGCCATCGTGAAACCAACTGCCCATCTACAAGGGGAAATAAACGCTCTCTCATCCAAAAACTACACTACCCGCTATTTGCTAATTGGAGCACTTGCCGACGGGACGAGCACCATCTATTATCCAGCTCATAGTGAAGATAGTGATGCCATGAGACGTTGTGTCCGTGATTTGGGCGCTATTATTGAAGAAGATGATGAGAAAATCGTTATTACGGGTTTTGGTAAGAATCCCAAGCATGTTTCTGAGCTTAATGTAGGCAATGCCGGCGCTGTACTTCGCTTCTTGATGTCTACAGCCGCTTTTTGTCCCGATGTGACATTCGTAAACACGTATCCTGAATCTCTGGGCAAGCGCCCTCATGATGATCTCATTGATACTTTGCAACAAATGGGTGTGGAAGTACAACATTCTAATGGACGTCTGCCGATAACTATTAAAGGGGGACAACCGCGCGGTGGCAAGCTCACTGTTTCCGGTAATGTTAGTTCCCAGTTCCTAAGCTCACTTTTATTTATGACACCTCTTCTTGAAGAGGATAGCGAGATTGAAGTGCTGCACGATTTGAAATCCAAAATCATTGTAGGTCAAACACTGGAAGTTTTAGAACAGGCTGGTATTATTGTGCACGCTAGCGAAGACCTGATGCACTACCGCATTCCAGGTAGACAATCCTATCAAGCCAAAGAATATGTCATTCAAGGGGATTACCCGGGCTCTGCTGCGATTCTAGCAGCTGCGGCTGTAACGAATTCAGATGTACGCGTTCTTCGTCTAGAAGAGAATAGCAAGCAGGGTGAGAAGGCTTGTGTGGATGTCCTGCGAGCAATGGGTGTCAATTTAACTCATGACAATGGTGTTGTCCATGTAAAAGGCAACCAGAAGTTGGTTGCTGGTGAGTTTGATGGTGATCACTTTACAGATGCCGTGCTTGCTATGGTTGCAGCAGCTGTATTCGCAGAAGGTACTTCTCGTTTCTACAATGTCGAAAATTTACGCTATAAAGAGTGTGACCGTATCACCGATTATTTGAACGAGCTGCGTAAAGCCGGTGCTGATGTAGAAGAACGCCAAAGTGAAATTATCGTACATGGTAAACCACAAGGTGTTACAGGCGGGGTCGAAATTAATGCTCATTTCGATCACAGAGTGATTATGGCTTTAACTGTTGTAGGTCTTCGTTCTGAGAAGGGTTTGATTATTCATGATGCCCATCATGTGGCTAAATCCTATCCGCAGTACTTTGACCATTTACGTTCTATTGGTGCTCAAGTTGAACTTGTGAGTGAGACATAG
- a CDS encoding NAD(P)/FAD-dependent oxidoreductase, which translates to MYDVIIIGAGPTGSSAALFTAKAGKKTLVIDNNQSVTERAWVENHYGVESIAGPDLVEIGKKQAAKFGTEFVQGKAEQLSKTEEGFQVTTDNGAYEGKHVILATGLSVELAEASGIQTRPGTEPRIKTVVDADMQGNTNLKGVWAAGTTAGVSMHTIVTAGDGAKVAINVISELNGERYVDHDILKA; encoded by the coding sequence ATATACGACGTTATTATTATTGGAGCAGGCCCAACAGGATCTAGTGCAGCCTTATTCACCGCAAAAGCAGGTAAAAAGACGCTTGTCATTGACAACAATCAAAGTGTCACCGAACGTGCGTGGGTCGAGAATCATTATGGCGTAGAATCGATAGCGGGTCCTGATTTAGTCGAAATCGGGAAGAAACAAGCAGCTAAATTCGGGACTGAATTCGTACAAGGCAAGGCGGAACAATTGTCAAAAACCGAAGAAGGCTTCCAAGTAACGACCGACAACGGAGCTTACGAAGGAAAACATGTTATTCTTGCAACAGGGCTGTCAGTTGAGCTCGCAGAAGCATCAGGCATTCAAACGAGGCCCGGAACAGAACCACGTATCAAAACAGTCGTTGATGCTGATATGCAAGGCAATACCAACCTTAAGGGTGTATGGGCAGCAGGTACTACAGCTGGAGTTAGTATGCATACAATTGTTACTGCTGGTGATGGAGCTAAAGTCGCAATTAATGTGATTAGCGAATTAAATGGTGAACGGTACGTCGACCATGATATATTAAAAGCTTAG
- the ccpA gene encoding catabolite control protein A, with the protein MTVTIYDVAREAGVSMATVSRVVNNNPNVKPQTRKKVFEAIERLGYRPNAVARGLASKKTTTVGVVIPDISNSIFAEVARGIEDIANMYHYNIILCNADKKKEKEIRVINTLLEKQVDGLLFMGGVVTEEHTQAFRTSSVPVVLCGTKDENQAMASVDIDHEKAAFDAVNVLIEAGHRDIAMISGTLHDPANGFARYQGYKKALDEAGIPLRDEYVRIGNYRYESSVDAVNYFLELSPRPTAIFSATDEMAIGAIHTIQDNGLSVPQDIAVISVDNIRMASMVRPTLTTVAQPMYDIGAVSMRLLTKLMNKESTDHMQVILPHEIIYRNSVTQA; encoded by the coding sequence GTGACCGTAACCATTTATGATGTAGCAAGAGAAGCAGGAGTTTCGATGGCAACCGTTTCTAGGGTTGTAAACAACAATCCTAACGTTAAGCCACAAACACGTAAGAAGGTTTTTGAAGCCATTGAGCGACTCGGTTATCGCCCTAATGCGGTAGCAAGGGGTTTAGCTAGTAAGAAGACAACGACAGTTGGTGTTGTCATTCCCGATATTTCCAATTCCATTTTTGCTGAAGTAGCACGTGGGATTGAGGATATTGCTAATATGTACCATTACAATATCATTTTGTGTAATGCGGACAAGAAGAAAGAAAAAGAAATTCGTGTTATTAACACCTTGCTTGAAAAGCAGGTTGATGGATTGCTCTTCATGGGTGGTGTAGTAACAGAGGAACATACACAGGCATTCCGAACGTCTTCCGTACCTGTTGTTTTATGCGGCACGAAGGATGAGAACCAAGCCATGGCATCCGTGGATATCGATCACGAGAAAGCTGCTTTCGATGCTGTGAATGTGCTTATTGAAGCCGGTCATCGTGACATTGCAATGATATCCGGAACGCTGCATGATCCAGCGAATGGATTTGCGCGTTATCAAGGGTACAAAAAAGCTTTGGATGAGGCAGGTATTCCACTGCGTGATGAATATGTTCGCATTGGGAACTATCGTTATGAGTCAAGTGTTGACGCTGTGAACTATTTCTTGGAGCTTTCACCAAGACCAACAGCGATCTTCTCCGCTACAGACGAGATGGCGATTGGCGCCATTCATACGATTCAAGATAACGGACTCAGTGTACCGCAAGATATCGCCGTAATTAGCGTGGACAATATCCGCATGGCTTCCATGGTTAGACCTACTTTAACGACAGTAGCACAGCCAATGTATGATATCGGGGCAGTGTCAATGCGTCTTCTAACGAAGCTGATGAATAAAGAGTCAACGGATCATATGCAGGTTATCCTGCCTCACGAAATTATTTACCGCAACTCCGTTACACAAGCTTAA
- a CDS encoding CoA-binding protein yields MTFENPSREHIKEILASSGNIAVVGLSDKPDRTSYMVSAAMQSRGYRIIPVNPNATEILGEKCYASLSDIPEPVDIVNVFRRADQVVPIAEEAAKIKAKVFWLQLDIVNEEAGRIASEAGLEVIMDRCIKVEDAILNPRNN; encoded by the coding sequence ATGACTTTTGAAAATCCGTCAAGAGAGCATATTAAGGAGATCCTAGCGAGTTCTGGCAATATTGCTGTAGTGGGTTTGTCTGATAAACCTGATCGTACATCGTATATGGTTTCCGCGGCTATGCAAAGTAGAGGATACCGGATCATTCCGGTCAATCCGAACGCTACTGAAATACTGGGCGAGAAATGCTACGCTTCTTTATCTGATATTCCTGAACCCGTGGATATCGTCAACGTGTTTCGCCGTGCTGACCAGGTGGTTCCTATCGCTGAAGAAGCTGCTAAAATTAAAGCGAAGGTTTTCTGGCTCCAGCTCGATATTGTGAATGAAGAAGCCGGACGTATTGCTAGCGAAGCTGGGTTAGAAGTCATTATGGACCGCTGTATTAAAGTGGAAGATGCGATTCTAAATCCTCGAAATAACTAA
- the crcB gene encoding fluoride efflux transporter CrcB, whose product MMTWFWPICLVGFGGFFGAICRFQLGTYMANRFPSSIPYGTLTINLLGCFLLGLLMRYHSFDDWKLLIGTGFMGAFTTFSTLNLESIKQLRAGLWQTWILYTLLSYTGGILLTFLGYYI is encoded by the coding sequence ATGATGACATGGTTTTGGCCCATTTGTCTGGTAGGTTTTGGAGGATTCTTTGGTGCAATTTGTCGATTTCAGCTAGGGACCTACATGGCAAACAGGTTCCCAAGTTCTATTCCGTATGGTACACTGACAATAAATCTTTTGGGTTGTTTTTTGCTTGGCCTATTGATGAGATATCACTCATTTGACGATTGGAAACTATTGATAGGCACGGGTTTTATGGGTGCTTTCACCACATTTTCCACATTGAATCTCGAAAGCATTAAGCAGCTCCGCGCTGGACTGTGGCAAACTTGGATCCTCTATACACTGCTCAGTTATACCGGTGGAATTCTTCTGACTTTCCTCGGATATTACATATAA
- a CDS encoding rhodanese-like domain-containing protein, which produces MDTILPSEIKERLDRGENLAIVDVREDEEVAAGIIPGAKHIPLAQLPDRLSEIPQVEELILVCRSGNRSGRAISFLEAQGYKGLKNMTGGMLEWED; this is translated from the coding sequence ATGGATACGATTTTACCATCCGAAATCAAAGAAAGACTGGACCGCGGCGAAAACCTAGCGATTGTCGATGTCCGCGAAGATGAAGAAGTAGCTGCAGGTATCATCCCAGGAGCTAAACATATTCCGCTGGCTCAATTGCCAGATCGCCTCAGCGAAATCCCCCAAGTCGAAGAGCTTATTCTCGTTTGCCGCAGCGGAAACCGCAGTGGGCGCGCAATTAGCTTCTTGGAGGCTCAAGGCTATAAAGGTCTTAAAAACATGACAGGCGGCATGCTAGAGTGGGAGGACTAA
- the ptsP gene encoding phosphoenolpyruvate--protein phosphotransferase, with translation MIRGIGASSGIAMGQAFVIPTWEWDFPEKMIDVTDLSYEFERLYDGIRSSKDELEIIKQEIKDVVGQDQAYIFDAHLAILEDPIFMNEIQGIIELQYKAAEVAVKEVIDKFVDMFNLIDDEYMKERALDIKDVGNRLLKHLLGDTSSTVPPIDHPYILVAKELTPSQLAHLDPANVLGLLTILGGTHSHVSIMARAMSVPYVLGLEGKLLRPIQNGDFLIIDGQEGTLYINPDKITIERYQARKKNWLEFKESLQEIADVAPVTLDKSYVNLHANINSVLEIDQVLRNGASGVGLFRTEYLYMDRDSLPSEDEQYEVYRHAARQLKGRPIVIRTLDIGGDKKLDYLPLAKEDNPFLGYRAIRISLDRKDLFMTQLRAILRASHYGNVKIMYPMVTSLDEVRQAKALLEKAKSELHAQGLPYNANIEVGLTIEVPAAALIADVLASEVNFMSIGTNDLVQYVLAVDRMNENIAHLYNPYHPAVIRLLKHVIDSAKSVGIPVGVCGEMAGDIRALPIWLGLGIEELSISVQTLLQVKHRLLSSDAKKCKQLVNEILVCKTSDEIIELLAQTEQTESIVGGN, from the coding sequence ATGATCAGAGGAATAGGAGCGTCTTCAGGGATTGCGATGGGTCAGGCTTTTGTCATACCTACTTGGGAGTGGGATTTCCCTGAGAAAATGATTGATGTCACCGATTTGTCTTATGAATTTGAACGTTTATATGATGGTATTCGATCTTCCAAAGATGAGCTTGAAATCATTAAGCAAGAGATTAAGGATGTTGTTGGACAAGATCAAGCCTATATTTTTGATGCACATTTGGCCATATTGGAAGATCCCATTTTTATGAACGAGATTCAAGGGATTATTGAGCTGCAGTACAAGGCAGCTGAAGTCGCTGTAAAAGAAGTTATCGATAAATTTGTCGATATGTTTAATCTCATAGACGACGAATATATGAAGGAGCGAGCGCTTGATATTAAAGATGTCGGAAATCGGCTTCTGAAGCACTTGCTCGGCGATACAAGCTCAACGGTACCACCGATCGATCATCCTTACATCTTGGTCGCCAAAGAGCTAACACCGTCTCAATTGGCTCATTTGGACCCGGCTAATGTGCTTGGTCTGCTAACGATTCTCGGAGGCACGCATTCGCACGTATCCATTATGGCAAGAGCAATGTCCGTACCGTATGTGCTGGGTTTGGAAGGGAAGCTTCTGCGACCCATTCAAAATGGCGATTTCCTGATTATTGATGGACAAGAGGGTACCTTATACATCAATCCTGATAAAATAACGATTGAGCGGTATCAAGCGCGTAAAAAGAATTGGCTCGAGTTCAAAGAAAGCTTGCAAGAGATAGCTGACGTTGCACCAGTAACGTTGGACAAGAGCTATGTGAATTTGCATGCCAATATTAATTCCGTGCTGGAGATCGATCAAGTGTTACGTAACGGGGCTTCTGGGGTAGGATTGTTCAGGACGGAATACCTTTACATGGACCGCGATTCGTTACCCAGCGAAGACGAGCAGTATGAAGTTTATCGTCATGCAGCGAGGCAGCTGAAAGGTCGCCCCATCGTCATCCGAACGCTCGATATTGGCGGAGATAAAAAGCTCGATTATTTGCCGCTTGCCAAGGAAGATAATCCATTTCTGGGATATCGGGCGATTCGTATCTCGCTGGACCGTAAAGACTTATTTATGACACAGCTTAGAGCGATTCTAAGGGCCAGCCATTACGGCAACGTGAAAATCATGTATCCTATGGTCACTTCCTTGGATGAGGTGCGTCAGGCTAAAGCTCTGCTTGAGAAGGCTAAGTCGGAATTGCACGCACAAGGCTTACCGTATAATGCAAATATCGAAGTTGGATTAACGATTGAAGTGCCCGCTGCAGCTCTCATCGCGGATGTCCTTGCAAGTGAAGTGAATTTTATGAGTATTGGAACGAACGATCTTGTTCAATATGTATTGGCTGTAGACAGGATGAATGAAAACATTGCGCATTTATATAATCCTTATCATCCGGCAGTTATTAGGCTTCTCAAACATGTGATCGACTCGGCCAAAAGTGTAGGAATTCCCGTCGGCGTTTGTGGAGAAATGGCGGGTGACATCCGGGCACTTCCGATATGGCTGGGATTGGGAATAGAAGAACTAAGTATTTCAGTGCAGACACTGTTACAAGTGAAACACCGTTTATTAAGCAGTGACGCTAAGAAGTGCAAACAGTTAGTTAATGAAATTCTAGTTTGCAAAACAAGTGATGAAATCATAGAACTGCTTGCTCAAACCGAACAAACAGAATCCATCGTAGGAGGAAATTAG
- a CDS encoding type 1 glutamine amidotransferase domain-containing protein, with the protein MELTGTKVLAFVDEEFEDLEMWYPVLRLRESGVVVDIVGPKAKTVYHGKYGVPITTDYAFDEVKSSDYIGLYVPGGWAPDKLRRYPDVIRLTQEFHAAVKPIAQICHAGWVLISAKIVKGYTMTSTPGIRDDLENAGATWLDEEVVVDRNIISGRRPPDLPAFSKRFVDELIQFNKQQEK; encoded by the coding sequence ATGGAATTGACAGGAACGAAAGTATTAGCTTTTGTTGATGAAGAATTTGAAGACTTGGAAATGTGGTATCCCGTTTTACGTTTGCGTGAATCCGGGGTCGTTGTGGATATTGTCGGTCCTAAGGCAAAAACCGTGTATCACGGCAAATATGGTGTACCCATTACGACAGACTATGCTTTCGATGAAGTAAAGTCTTCCGATTACATCGGTCTTTATGTTCCGGGAGGATGGGCACCTGATAAACTGCGTCGTTACCCAGATGTGATTCGTCTGACACAGGAGTTTCACGCGGCAGTTAAACCGATTGCTCAAATCTGTCATGCTGGCTGGGTGCTGATTTCAGCGAAAATCGTAAAGGGGTACACGATGACGTCTACGCCAGGCATTCGAGATGATCTCGAAAATGCGGGAGCAACTTGGTTGGACGAAGAAGTAGTTGTCGATCGTAACATCATTTCCGGGCGTCGTCCACCAGACCTTCCTGCATTTTCCAAGAGATTTGTGGATGAGCTTATTCAATTTAATAAACAACAGGAAAAGTAA
- a CDS encoding shikimate kinase: MNSIWEKGINVTASNIVLVGFMGTGKSTVGKKLAEQLGWFFQDSDAALEEEHQTSISDLFRIHGESHFRALESKALEHILARKGQVVATGGGAVLAECNRACMLQNGYVVALKASPEIIIQRVSSDTSRPLLQGNLEERVHLLLEQRKSAYNFAHSVIDTTQLTTDEITALIIQQAEI; encoded by the coding sequence ATGAACAGCATATGGGAAAAGGGGATTAACGTGACAGCAAGCAATATTGTACTTGTCGGATTTATGGGGACTGGCAAATCAACCGTTGGAAAGAAGTTAGCAGAGCAGTTAGGATGGTTCTTTCAAGATTCGGACGCGGCTCTGGAAGAAGAGCATCAAACAAGCATTTCTGACTTGTTTCGCATTCATGGTGAATCGCATTTTCGTGCTTTAGAAAGTAAGGCGCTGGAACATATATTAGCTCGTAAAGGCCAAGTTGTGGCTACAGGCGGCGGCGCAGTGCTGGCCGAGTGTAACCGAGCTTGTATGCTGCAGAATGGCTATGTGGTAGCGCTGAAAGCATCACCAGAGATCATCATTCAAAGAGTGAGCAGCGATACCAGTCGTCCTTTGCTGCAGGGGAATTTAGAGGAGCGCGTTCACCTGCTGCTTGAGCAACGTAAGTCTGCCTATAATTTCGCGCATTCGGTTATCGATACAACGCAATTAACAACGGACGAAATTACAGCACTTATCATCCAGCAAGCTGAAATCTAG
- a CDS encoding glucose PTS transporter subunit IIA: MNWMGNLQQLGRSLMLPTIALPIAAVLLRLGELPWDVIHASSLGDMLLLAGNTVFDYIPIIFAVGVALGLTESAGIAGLSAMLGYFMFTRLIEHELGTQFQLGVPGGIFIGLLAAIIYHRCKEIKLPEYIQFFGGPRIVPLIMGLCTLVVSYIMITIGPYLEMGMGKLSNWLLGLGGVGAFVYGIAHRLLVPSGLHHILNNFFWFQVGAYQTPTGHMAYGDLPRYFAGDPTAGMYMAGLYPIMMFALPAIAFAIIGEAREDLKPKIKATFLTAALASFLTGVTEPIEFAFLFVAPYLFVIHAILSGAAMWMAYELNIHHGFSYSAGAIDYVINLHLSHNGLLLIPIGIVYGLLYYFMFRWAIRRFRIPTPGREEGSSLEEWAGDIPYRSPLILQALGGKDNIKKIEACITRLRLTLVNDRLMDITALRHLGAAGVIRLGGGNVQVVFGTFSELIREEIMKVLRKDIHVVLFTSPMQGRMIPIEEVPDRIFASRLVGNGVAFIPEKGELVSPVAGTIMHIYPTMHALGILTEEGLEVLLHIGIDTSSLPGKCFNAVVKEGDHVEPGQLLVKFNYNKVKKFASSMATPMIITNPDLVKSWSFAPFKAVKKGQGSVMSVVLKPTKQTGGTNG; the protein is encoded by the coding sequence TTGAACTGGATGGGGAACTTACAACAGCTTGGCCGCTCATTAATGCTGCCTACCATTGCGCTTCCTATCGCTGCTGTGTTGCTTCGTCTAGGGGAACTACCTTGGGATGTCATTCACGCATCTAGCTTAGGGGATATGCTGCTGTTGGCTGGGAATACGGTCTTCGATTATATACCAATCATATTCGCAGTTGGTGTAGCGCTAGGCCTTACAGAAAGTGCTGGGATTGCTGGTTTATCAGCCATGCTGGGCTATTTTATGTTCACAAGACTAATTGAACATGAACTGGGGACTCAATTTCAACTGGGTGTACCAGGTGGGATATTTATTGGATTACTGGCTGCTATTATTTATCATCGCTGTAAAGAGATTAAGCTCCCGGAATACATACAATTTTTCGGTGGCCCCCGCATAGTTCCGCTTATTATGGGGCTGTGCACGCTTGTAGTGTCTTATATTATGATCACTATTGGCCCCTATTTAGAAATGGGGATGGGCAAGCTCTCCAACTGGCTGCTTGGATTAGGCGGTGTAGGCGCCTTTGTGTATGGTATCGCGCATCGTCTTCTCGTACCGTCGGGTTTGCATCATATTTTGAATAACTTTTTCTGGTTTCAAGTAGGTGCTTATCAGACGCCAACGGGGCATATGGCTTATGGGGATTTACCTAGGTATTTTGCCGGGGATCCGACAGCAGGGATGTATATGGCCGGATTATATCCCATCATGATGTTTGCCCTCCCAGCAATTGCTTTTGCGATTATTGGGGAAGCGCGGGAAGATTTAAAGCCGAAGATTAAGGCGACATTCTTGACAGCAGCGTTAGCTTCTTTTTTAACAGGCGTCACTGAGCCAATTGAATTTGCCTTTCTCTTCGTTGCTCCGTATTTATTTGTTATTCATGCGATTTTGTCTGGAGCAGCCATGTGGATGGCTTATGAATTAAATATTCATCACGGCTTTTCTTATTCGGCCGGGGCCATCGACTACGTCATTAATTTGCACCTATCGCATAACGGTTTATTGCTCATACCGATCGGTATCGTTTATGGGCTTCTCTACTATTTCATGTTCCGTTGGGCTATACGGCGGTTCCGGATTCCTACCCCAGGTAGAGAAGAAGGTTCCTCACTTGAAGAGTGGGCAGGCGATATTCCATATCGCTCTCCACTTATTTTGCAAGCACTCGGTGGGAAAGACAATATTAAGAAGATTGAAGCCTGTATTACCAGATTGCGTCTTACACTTGTCAATGATCGTCTGATGGACATCACGGCATTACGACACTTAGGAGCAGCAGGCGTCATCCGTCTTGGAGGAGGCAATGTTCAGGTCGTGTTCGGAACATTCTCAGAGCTAATTCGTGAAGAGATTATGAAAGTACTGCGCAAGGATATTCATGTGGTCTTATTTACTTCGCCCATGCAAGGACGCATGATTCCAATTGAAGAAGTGCCTGATCGTATCTTTGCTTCGCGGTTGGTAGGAAACGGCGTTGCTTTTATTCCCGAGAAAGGAGAACTGGTTTCTCCCGTTGCCGGGACCATTATGCACATTTATCCGACTATGCATGCCCTTGGCATCTTGACCGAGGAAGGTCTGGAGGTCCTGCTGCACATTGGCATAGATACGTCTAGCTTGCCGGGTAAATGTTTTAATGCGGTAGTAAAAGAAGGCGATCACGTGGAACCGGGTCAACTACTAGTTAAGTTTAATTACAATAAAGTCAAAAAATTCGCTTCATCGATGGCGACACCGATGATTATTACGAATCCCGATCTTGTTAAATCTTGGAGCTTTGCTCCATTTAAAGCTGTTAAAAAAGGCCAAGGTTCTGTGATGTCGGTTGTCCTAAAGCCTACTAAACAAACGGGGGGGACGAATGGATGA